The Gemmatimonadota bacterium nucleotide sequence GCGCAGCGCCAGGTAGCCGTCCCCCTGCCGGCAGAGGCGCGTCTCCAGGGACGCGAGCTGGGCGTTCGCGTCGGCCTGCGTCAGGCGTGGCAGAAGGCGGTATTCCTTGAGACTGTGAGAAACGGTAGAGGCTATCTGCGCCATTTATGCCCTCCGAGGGAAACCGTTTGAGGATCCATTTCCCCGTTCGGAATCCCGGTACGGTGATCCGAGGTTGTGCTGATCCGTTTTCGCGTCAATCGACGGCTCGAGATTCGAGTCTATCAATATACATCATCCCGCCGATTTTGCCTTGACATAATACCGGCTCAGATATATTAGTCAAATTAATAATTTAAATACGCGCTATTACGTGGACAAATAAATGAACCTGTCCTACGATCAAGCCGTCGCCTTTCATGCCGTGGCACGTCACGGAAGCTTTTCTCTGGCGGCAAAAGCCCTCTTCCGGTCCCAGTCCGCCGTGAGCATCCAGGTGGCCAAGCTCGAGGGCGAAATCGGCCAGCCGCTCTTCCACCGGACGACCCGGCATCTCGCCCTCACCGAGGCCGGCAAGGTGCTGCTCAAGTACGTGAGCGAGATGGAAGGGCTGATGAAAGAGGCCGTGCAGGAACTGGAAGACCTGGACAGGCTCGAGGCCGGCCGTCTCGTGCTCTGCACGTCCGACACCACGGGTTGCTACCGCCTGCCGGCCATCCTCAAATCCTTCCAGGACCGCTATCCCGGCATCGACATTGTCGTGAAGAACGCCACGTCGCTGCGGACCATCCAGGCCGTGGTGGACGGCGAGGTGGATCTCGGCGTGGTCACGCTGGCCTACCTGCCCCGGGAGATCGAGACGATCCCGCTGTTCTCCCGCCACGACGTGCTGATCACGCCGCCGGACCATCCCCTGGCGAAGCGTCGGACGGTGCATCTCAAGGACATGGAGCAGTATCCGCTGATCCTGCTCGACCAGCACTGCGCCTCGCGGCGGCTGATCGACGATCTGTGCGAGAAATCGCGGGTACAGCTCGACGTCGCCATGGAGCTCAGTTCGATCGAGGTCATCAAGCACTTCGTGCGGATTGAAGCGGGCCTGTCCATCGTTCCCTCCATAGCCATCCAGGAGGAACTGGAAAACGGCACGCTCGCGCAGGTCACGATCGGGGATTTCCGAAACCGTCCCCGCCAGAAAATGGGGGCGATCTACCTCAAGGGGCGGTACCTTTCCAAGGCGGCCCGCAGCTTCCTGGAGGCCCTGCAGTCATACTTCAGGCCGGGACGCAGGAAGATCGAGGAGGGCCGGGGCAAGC carries:
- a CDS encoding LysR family transcriptional regulator; this translates as MNLSYDQAVAFHAVARHGSFSLAAKALFRSQSAVSIQVAKLEGEIGQPLFHRTTRHLALTEAGKVLLKYVSEMEGLMKEAVQELEDLDRLEAGRLVLCTSDTTGCYRLPAILKSFQDRYPGIDIVVKNATSLRTIQAVVDGEVDLGVVTLAYLPREIETIPLFSRHDVLITPPDHPLAKRRTVHLKDMEQYPLILLDQHCASRRLIDDLCEKSRVQLDVAMELSSIEVIKHFVRIEAGLSIVPSIAIQEELENGTLAQVTIGDFRNRPRQKMGAIYLKGRYLSKAARSFLEALQSYFRPGRRKIEEGRGKPAA